The Gemmatimonadaceae bacterium genome contains a region encoding:
- the glgX gene encoding glycogen debranching protein GlgX, whose translation MRVWPGQPYPLGATWDGEGVNFAIFSENATGVELCLFNHEDDATESAKIQIREQTDQVWHCYLPDVRPGQYYGYRVHGPYNPEEGHRFNPAKLLIDPYAKAITGSIRWSNAVFAYKVGGPKEDLEPDPDNSAGRVPKSVVIDNAFTWENDRSPKTPWNRTVIYECHVKGMTIKHPDVPEHLRGTFLGLAADAMLDYFTSLGITAVELLPVHQFIVDRHLPEKGLTNYWGYNSIGFFAPDVRYATRGLGNQVYEFKSMVKTFHTAGIEVILDVVYNHTGEGNHLGPTLSLKGIDNVAYYRLEQNKRFYTDFTGTGNSLNMRHPRTIQLIMDSLRYWVEELHIDGFRFDLAPVLARELHEVDRLSSFFDIIHQDPTLATVKLIAEPWDVGPGGYQVGNFPIRWAEWNGKYRDAIRRFWRGDKGVVPELASRLTGSSDIYQWSGRDAYASVNFIVAHDGYTMSDLVSYEQKHNEANGENNQDGHNDNLSRNWGVEGPTEDKRILDTRFRLMKSFLASLAFSQGTPMIAHGDEIARTQRGNNNAYSQDNDITWIDWTSLDERQRDLLAFAQRVISIRQNNPVLRRRHFFHGKDPNSSSGKDVMWIRADGQEMQQGDWQNDDNHLLGMLISGQATDETDDRGRPIRGDTLLLILNGGEGDCRFTLPHVQEQGFWITLLDSAHSECHGPQDGSSVVVAAHSLLLLRHGTERRLGATPPEGEPAVPARDASAA comes from the coding sequence TTGCGCGTCTGGCCTGGACAACCCTACCCCCTCGGTGCGACGTGGGACGGCGAAGGCGTCAACTTCGCCATCTTCTCCGAAAACGCGACCGGCGTCGAGCTCTGTCTCTTCAATCACGAAGACGACGCCACCGAGAGCGCGAAAATTCAAATCCGTGAACAGACGGACCAGGTGTGGCATTGCTATTTGCCAGACGTGCGACCCGGACAGTACTACGGCTATCGCGTGCACGGACCGTACAACCCCGAAGAGGGACATCGCTTCAATCCCGCGAAGCTGCTCATCGACCCGTACGCGAAAGCCATTACCGGCTCGATCAGATGGAGCAACGCCGTCTTCGCGTACAAAGTCGGCGGTCCGAAGGAGGACCTCGAGCCCGACCCCGACAACAGCGCCGGGCGCGTGCCGAAGTCGGTCGTCATCGACAACGCGTTCACGTGGGAGAACGATCGCAGTCCGAAGACGCCGTGGAATCGCACGGTGATCTACGAGTGCCACGTGAAGGGCATGACGATCAAGCATCCCGACGTGCCCGAGCATCTGCGCGGAACGTTCTTGGGGTTGGCCGCCGACGCGATGCTCGACTATTTTACGTCGTTAGGCATCACGGCAGTGGAGCTCCTGCCCGTACACCAGTTCATCGTCGACCGGCATCTGCCTGAAAAGGGCCTGACGAATTACTGGGGCTACAACTCGATCGGCTTCTTTGCGCCCGACGTGCGCTACGCGACGCGCGGACTCGGCAATCAGGTCTACGAGTTCAAGTCGATGGTCAAGACGTTTCACACGGCTGGCATCGAGGTGATTCTCGACGTGGTTTACAACCACACCGGCGAAGGGAACCATCTCGGGCCGACATTGTCGCTCAAAGGCATCGACAACGTCGCGTATTACCGGCTGGAGCAGAACAAGCGCTTCTACACCGACTTCACCGGCACGGGCAACAGCCTCAACATGCGTCACCCACGCACGATCCAACTGATCATGGATTCGTTGCGCTACTGGGTGGAGGAGCTGCACATCGACGGATTCCGATTCGATCTCGCGCCCGTGCTCGCGCGCGAGCTCCACGAGGTCGATCGGCTGTCGTCGTTCTTCGACATCATCCACCAGGATCCAACGTTGGCGACGGTGAAGCTCATCGCCGAACCGTGGGACGTCGGGCCGGGCGGCTATCAGGTCGGCAACTTCCCGATCCGATGGGCCGAGTGGAACGGGAAGTATCGCGACGCGATCCGACGCTTCTGGCGCGGCGACAAAGGGGTGGTGCCCGAGCTCGCGTCGCGTCTCACGGGGTCGAGCGACATCTATCAGTGGAGCGGGCGCGACGCCTACGCGAGCGTGAATTTCATCGTCGCCCACGACGGCTACACGATGTCGGATCTCGTGAGCTACGAGCAGAAACACAACGAAGCGAACGGCGAGAACAATCAGGACGGGCACAACGACAACCTCAGCCGCAATTGGGGCGTCGAGGGGCCGACGGAAGATAAGCGTATTCTCGACACGCGCTTCCGTCTCATGAAGAGCTTCCTCGCGTCGCTCGCGTTCTCGCAGGGCACGCCGATGATCGCGCACGGCGACGAGATCGCGCGCACGCAGCGGGGCAACAACAACGCGTATTCGCAGGACAACGACATCACCTGGATCGATTGGACGAGCCTCGATGAGCGCCAGCGCGATCTGCTGGCGTTCGCGCAGCGCGTCATCTCCATTCGCCAGAACAATCCCGTGCTCCGCCGACGACATTTCTTCCACGGTAAGGATCCGAACTCATCGTCGGGCAAGGACGTGATGTGGATCCGCGCGGATGGCCAGGAAATGCAACAGGGTGACTGGCAGAACGACGACAATCACCTGCTCGGAATGCTGATCAGCGGTCAGGCAACCGATGAGACCGATGACAGGGGTCGCCCGATTCGTGGGGACACATTATTGCTCATCTTGAATGGCGGCGAAGGTGACTGCCGCTTCACGCTGCCGCACGTGCAGGAGCAGGGCTTCTGGATCACATTGCTCGACAGCGCTCATTCGGAGTGCCATGGTCCTCAGGACG
- the treZ gene encoding malto-oligosyltrehalose trehalohydrolase, with protein MQTWQLERGARVIPGKAVQFAVWAPCAKRVRVRLTSDGVTMERELTRHDDGVFEAIVAEAKVGTEYGYVLDNRDTPLPDPVSRWQPEGVHGPSRVVDPGAFQWTDDVWHGVAMRDLAIYELHVGTFTRDGTFSAIIPYLRGLRRDLGVSAIEIMPVAQFPGSRNWGYDGVDLYAVQNSYGGPDGLRQLVNAAHAEDLAVILDVVYNHVGPEGNYLPSYGPYFTEKYKTPWGPALNYDDADSDEVRRFVVDNARYWISEYHIDGLRLDAVHGIFDFSAKHLLEEIADAVHELGTQLGRRVVVIAESDLNDPKLVRSTDEFGYGLDAQWSDDFHHAVHALLTQEKEGYYADYGAVEHLAASLREPFVYDGARSRYRRRRHGGKSEGLPRERFVVAIQNHDQVGNRALGDRLSTLLAPDQLRLAAALLLLSPYVPLVFMGEEYGETNPFQYFVSHSDQTLVDAVRGGRRREFESFGWGEDVPDPQDEETLRRSVLDRSRASQRENAGLYALYRDLFTLRDEEPMLRPDGADIVVSERNGCITMLRSSRDARGNALLAIFNCTCEPSEPALPDGHWTLRLTTDASGYGGEGRLAEAWADARGNDEWKEARGAWGGMRGALGVATADEPRRLLESKPTQTVSLPPWTAVLFASP; from the coding sequence ATGCAGACGTGGCAGCTCGAGCGCGGCGCGAGGGTGATCCCCGGAAAGGCAGTGCAATTCGCCGTCTGGGCTCCGTGCGCGAAGCGCGTCCGCGTGCGCCTGACGAGTGATGGCGTCACGATGGAGCGAGAGCTGACTCGTCACGACGACGGAGTCTTCGAAGCAATCGTTGCCGAAGCCAAGGTCGGAACAGAGTACGGTTACGTCCTCGACAATCGCGATACGCCGCTGCCGGATCCGGTGAGTCGATGGCAGCCGGAGGGCGTGCACGGTCCCTCGCGCGTCGTCGACCCGGGCGCGTTTCAATGGACTGACGACGTGTGGCACGGCGTCGCGATGCGCGACCTCGCGATTTACGAGCTGCATGTCGGCACATTCACGCGCGACGGAACGTTCAGTGCCATCATTCCATATCTGCGGGGGTTGCGTCGAGATCTCGGGGTCAGTGCGATCGAGATCATGCCGGTCGCACAGTTTCCAGGTTCGCGAAACTGGGGCTACGACGGCGTCGATCTGTACGCGGTGCAGAACAGCTATGGCGGGCCCGACGGATTGAGGCAACTCGTGAACGCCGCGCACGCCGAGGATCTCGCCGTGATCCTCGACGTCGTCTACAACCACGTCGGGCCCGAGGGGAATTATCTCCCGTCGTACGGGCCGTACTTTACGGAGAAGTACAAGACGCCATGGGGCCCCGCGCTCAACTACGACGACGCCGACAGCGATGAGGTACGGCGCTTCGTCGTCGACAACGCAAGGTACTGGATCTCCGAGTATCACATCGACGGCCTCCGTCTCGACGCGGTGCACGGAATCTTCGACTTCAGCGCGAAGCACTTGCTCGAGGAAATTGCCGACGCCGTGCACGAGCTCGGAACGCAGCTCGGTCGCCGGGTCGTCGTGATCGCCGAGAGTGATCTCAACGATCCCAAGCTCGTTCGCTCGACCGACGAATTCGGTTACGGTCTCGACGCGCAGTGGAGCGACGATTTTCACCACGCGGTGCATGCGCTGCTGACCCAGGAGAAGGAGGGTTACTACGCCGACTACGGCGCCGTCGAGCATCTCGCCGCGTCGTTGCGCGAGCCGTTCGTGTACGACGGTGCCCGCTCCCGATATCGGCGGCGACGGCACGGCGGGAAGTCGGAGGGATTGCCGCGCGAGCGATTCGTCGTCGCGATTCAGAATCACGACCAGGTCGGGAATCGCGCGCTGGGCGATCGTCTGTCGACTCTGTTGGCGCCCGATCAACTGCGGCTTGCGGCCGCGTTGTTGCTACTGTCTCCGTACGTGCCCCTGGTTTTCATGGGCGAGGAGTATGGCGAGACCAACCCGTTCCAGTATTTCGTGAGTCATAGCGATCAAACACTCGTCGACGCGGTGCGCGGCGGACGGCGCCGCGAGTTCGAATCGTTCGGTTGGGGCGAGGACGTCCCCGATCCGCAGGACGAGGAGACGCTCCGTCGCTCGGTCCTCGATCGCTCGCGCGCGTCGCAACGGGAGAACGCGGGGCTGTACGCGCTGTATCGCGATCTCTTCACGCTGCGCGACGAGGAGCCGATGTTGCGTCCGGACGGAGCGGACATCGTCGTGAGCGAGCGCAACGGCTGCATAACGATGCTCCGCTCGTCGCGCGACGCCCGCGGCAACGCGCTCCTGGCGATCTTCAACTGCACGTGCGAGCCGAGCGAGCCGGCGCTGCCCGATGGCCACTGGACGCTTCGCCTAACGACGGACGCGTCCGGTTACGGCGGTGAGGGACGACTCGCCGAGGCGTGGGCAGACGCGAGGGGAAACGACGAGTGGAAAGAAGCGCGTGGGGCGTGGGGCGGGATGCGCGGAGCGTTAGGCGTCGCCACGGCCGACGAGCCTCGTCGCCTCCTCGAATCGAAGCCGACGCAAACGGTCTCGCTCCCTCCATGGACCGCTGTGCTGTTCGCTAGCCCCTAG